A single region of the Microlunatus panaciterrae genome encodes:
- the metG gene encoding methionine--tRNA ligase, whose product MSSRVLTAVAWPYANGPRHIGHVSGFGVPSDVFSRYMRMSGHDILMVSGTDEHGTPISVQAEREQMTTRQLADKYNRVIVEDLQGLGLSYDLFTRTTTLNHYRVVQDLFLGLYKNGYVVPKSAMGAISPSTGRTLPDRYIEGTCPICGYDGARGDQCDNCGNQLDPVDLINPRSRINGETPKFVETEHFFLDLPSLAHSLGDWLAKRVDWRPNVLKFSQNLLRDLKPRAITRDLDWGVPVPLDGWRDQPMKRLYVWFDAVIGYLSASVEWAARTGDPDAWKKWWTDPEALGYYFMGKDNIVFHSVIWPGMLLGQNGAGDHGGEVGPLGTLNLPSEVVSSEYLTMSGSKFSTSRGKVIYVGDFLQEFGPDALRYFISVAGPENQDTDFTWDEFVRRTNFELANEWGNLVNRSISMAHKNVGAIPNPTDLRDVDHELLATSRAAFGTVGDLLGKSRFKHASAEAMRLVGAANKYLSDTEPWKLKSDPARRDSVLHTALQVVSDANTLLTPFLPHAAQQVHEALGGSGVWAAQPEIRQVSEDAGPDYPVLMGEYASEQAVWQSIPVQVGRPLVKPTPLFTKLDEKLGETGPDWARIDT is encoded by the coding sequence ATGAGTTCTCGTGTGTTGACCGCCGTGGCCTGGCCATACGCCAACGGTCCACGCCACATCGGTCATGTGTCCGGTTTCGGCGTACCCTCGGACGTCTTCTCCCGCTACATGCGGATGAGTGGCCACGACATCCTGATGGTCTCCGGCACCGACGAGCACGGAACGCCCATCTCCGTCCAGGCGGAGCGGGAGCAGATGACGACGCGACAGCTCGCCGACAAGTACAACCGGGTCATCGTCGAGGACCTGCAGGGGCTCGGGCTGTCCTACGACCTGTTCACCCGGACCACCACCCTCAACCACTACCGGGTCGTGCAGGACCTCTTCCTCGGCCTGTACAAGAACGGCTATGTGGTGCCGAAGAGCGCAATGGGGGCGATCAGCCCGTCGACCGGGCGCACCCTGCCGGACCGCTACATCGAGGGGACCTGCCCGATCTGCGGTTACGACGGAGCCCGCGGCGACCAGTGCGACAACTGCGGCAACCAGCTGGACCCGGTGGACCTGATCAACCCGCGCTCCCGGATCAACGGCGAGACGCCGAAGTTCGTCGAGACCGAGCACTTCTTCCTCGACCTGCCGTCGCTGGCGCACTCGCTCGGCGACTGGCTGGCCAAGCGGGTCGACTGGCGGCCGAACGTGCTCAAGTTCAGCCAGAACCTGCTCCGCGACCTGAAACCGCGGGCGATCACCCGCGACCTCGACTGGGGCGTCCCGGTGCCGCTGGACGGCTGGCGGGACCAGCCGATGAAGCGGCTCTACGTCTGGTTCGACGCCGTCATCGGCTACCTGTCCGCGTCGGTGGAGTGGGCGGCGAGGACCGGCGACCCGGACGCCTGGAAGAAGTGGTGGACCGACCCGGAGGCGCTCGGCTACTACTTCATGGGCAAGGACAACATCGTCTTCCACTCGGTGATCTGGCCGGGCATGTTGCTGGGCCAGAACGGCGCCGGCGACCACGGTGGCGAGGTGGGCCCGCTGGGCACGCTGAACCTGCCCAGCGAGGTGGTCTCCAGCGAGTACCTGACCATGAGCGGTTCCAAGTTCTCCACCAGCCGGGGCAAGGTGATCTACGTCGGCGACTTCCTGCAGGAGTTCGGCCCCGACGCGCTGCGGTACTTCATCTCGGTGGCGGGCCCGGAGAACCAGGACACCGACTTCACCTGGGACGAGTTCGTCCGTCGGACCAACTTCGAGCTGGCCAACGAGTGGGGCAACCTGGTCAACCGCTCGATCTCGATGGCGCACAAGAACGTCGGTGCCATCCCCAACCCGACCGACCTGCGCGACGTGGACCATGAGCTGTTGGCCACCTCGCGGGCGGCGTTCGGCACGGTCGGGGACCTGCTCGGCAAGAGCCGGTTCAAGCACGCCTCAGCCGAGGCGATGCGGCTGGTGGGCGCCGCCAACAAGTACCTGTCGGACACCGAGCCGTGGAAGCTCAAGAGCGACCCGGCTCGACGCGACAGCGTGCTGCACACCGCCCTGCAGGTGGTCTCCGACGCGAACACGCTGCTGACACCGTTCCTGCCGCACGCGGCTCAACAGGTGCATGAGGCGCTGGGTGGTAGCGGCGTCTGGGCTGCCCAGCCGGAGATCCGCCAGGTCAGCGAGGACGCTGGCCCGGACTACCCGGTGCTGATGGGGGAGTACGCGAGCGAGCAGGCGGTCTGGCAGAGCATTCCGGTGCAGGTCGGCCGGCCGCTGGTCAAGCCGACTCCGCTGTTCACGAAGCTGGACGAGAAGCTGGGGGAGACCGGGCCGGACTGGGCCCGCATCGACACCTGA
- a CDS encoding MFS transporter, translated as MTLTHPGSAGSASLLRQPKAVWAVAFACVIAFMGIGLVDPILPAISHELGATPAQAMLLFTSYLLITGFAMFFTSWVSSRIGVKGTLLTGLALIVVFAALAGASNSVQAIIGYRAGWGLGNALFISTALATIVGAASGGVNSAIILYEAALGLGIATGPLLGGALGSISWRGPFFGTAVLMAIGLVAIVVLLAKPAAKPDPVPFGATFRALRNRALLTLGLGALFYNFGFFVLLAYSPFPLETAAHAQGIEEFGAHQLGLIFCGWGLGLAITSVLVAPLLTARFGRRRVLYAMLALLALDMALMAVEVGSLAVLVTGIVVGGLFLGVMNTVLTESVMEATDLPRSVASSTYSGIRFLGGALAPAFAGVIAAQWGDSAPYWMAVAGLLLSIGVLVTGRRHLAHIDRHLAETPLEEAEAITVGDA; from the coding sequence GTGACGCTCACCCATCCCGGTTCCGCCGGATCCGCCTCCCTCCTGCGTCAGCCGAAGGCGGTCTGGGCGGTCGCCTTCGCCTGTGTGATCGCCTTCATGGGCATCGGCCTGGTTGACCCCATCCTGCCGGCCATCAGCCACGAGCTCGGCGCCACGCCGGCGCAGGCGATGCTGCTGTTCACCAGCTATCTGCTGATCACCGGCTTCGCGATGTTCTTCACCAGCTGGGTCTCCAGCCGGATCGGGGTAAAGGGCACCCTGCTGACCGGACTGGCGCTCATCGTGGTCTTCGCGGCGCTGGCCGGAGCCTCCAACAGTGTTCAGGCCATTATCGGCTACCGCGCCGGCTGGGGGCTTGGCAACGCCCTCTTCATCTCCACGGCGCTGGCGACCATCGTTGGCGCGGCTAGCGGCGGCGTGAACAGCGCGATCATCCTCTACGAGGCCGCGCTGGGTCTGGGCATCGCCACCGGGCCGCTGCTGGGCGGGGCGCTCGGCAGCATCTCCTGGAGGGGTCCGTTCTTCGGTACCGCGGTGCTGATGGCGATCGGCCTGGTGGCGATCGTGGTGCTGTTGGCCAAGCCCGCCGCCAAGCCCGACCCGGTCCCGTTCGGCGCCACGTTCAGGGCGCTGCGCAACAGGGCGCTGTTGACGTTGGGACTGGGCGCGCTGTTCTACAACTTCGGCTTCTTCGTGCTGCTGGCCTACAGCCCGTTCCCGCTCGAGACCGCGGCCCACGCCCAGGGCATCGAGGAGTTCGGCGCCCACCAGCTCGGTCTGATCTTCTGCGGCTGGGGACTCGGATTGGCCATCACGTCCGTCCTGGTCGCCCCGCTGCTGACCGCGCGGTTCGGTCGCCGCCGGGTGCTGTACGCCATGCTGGCGCTGCTCGCCCTCGACATGGCGTTGATGGCGGTCGAGGTCGGCAGCCTCGCCGTGCTGGTGACCGGCATCGTCGTCGGCGGGCTCTTCCTCGGCGTGATGAACACGGTGCTGACCGAGTCGGTGATGGAGGCGACCGACCTGCCGCGGAGCGTGGCCTCGTCGACCTACAGCGGCATCCGCTTCCTCGGCGGCGCGCTGGCGCCGGCGTTCGCCGGGGTGATCGCCGCACAGTGGGGCGACAGCGCCCCGTACTGGATGGCGGTGGCAGGGCTGTT
- a CDS encoding MarR family transcriptional regulator — MNSPELTDDGDAIDDLAVALVVTCARFVRSSARMAADTEPTAVWRAMAILEEHGAMRVSDFAVADRCTQPSATTMLQRLERSGAVQRVSDPLDGRVSLVSLTEAGRSRLAELRAGVAAALGPRLELLSTDRRAELRGAIETIQGLLAAQPTKEEATL; from the coding sequence GTGAACTCTCCCGAACTGACCGACGACGGGGACGCCATCGACGACCTGGCTGTCGCCCTGGTCGTGACCTGCGCCCGCTTCGTCCGCTCCTCGGCCCGGATGGCCGCCGATACCGAACCGACGGCGGTGTGGCGCGCGATGGCCATCCTGGAGGAGCACGGGGCGATGCGAGTGAGCGACTTCGCCGTCGCCGACCGCTGCACCCAGCCGAGCGCCACCACCATGCTGCAGCGGCTCGAGCGGTCCGGCGCCGTCCAGCGGGTGTCGGATCCCCTCGATGGTCGCGTCTCCCTCGTCAGCCTGACCGAGGCCGGCCGCAGCAGACTGGCCGAGCTTCGGGCCGGGGTGGCCGCCGCGCTCGGGCCCCGGCTGGAGCTGCTGTCCACCGATCGCCGGGCCGAGCTGCGCGGTGCCATCGAGACCATCCAGGGCCTGCTGGCGGCCCAGCCAACCAAGGAAGAAGCCACACTGTGA